In Arthrobacter sp. QXT-31, one genomic interval encodes:
- a CDS encoding VOC family protein — protein MLTIGTTVLGVNDVARATAFWCDALGYVPREDGDETWVVLIPQKGDGARLALMLSETAVQPHPRLHLDLYADDQAAEVERLVELGASRVDWDSYPDDPDFIVLEDPDGNRFCVVDAAA, from the coding sequence ATGCTGACGATCGGAACGACTGTCCTTGGCGTCAACGACGTCGCCCGCGCCACTGCCTTCTGGTGCGACGCCCTCGGCTACGTCCCCCGGGAAGACGGCGACGAAACCTGGGTGGTGCTCATCCCGCAGAAGGGCGACGGCGCCCGGCTCGCCCTCATGCTCAGCGAAACCGCCGTGCAGCCCCACCCGCGCCTCCACCTGGACCTCTACGCCGATGACCAGGCAGCCGAGGTGGAACGCCTCGTCGAACTCGGGGCATCCCGCGTGGACTGGGACTCCTATCCGGACGACCCCGACTTCATCGTGCTGGAAGACCCCGACGGCAACCGCTTCTGCGTGGTGGATGCGGCCGCCTGA
- a CDS encoding bifunctional allantoicase/(S)-ureidoglycine aminohydrolase — MGKYYYPEGGLPPQTHLTTERAIVTEAYTVIPKGVLTDIVTSNLPGFSNTRSWIIARPISGFATTFSQLIVEIGPGGGAPRAEFEEGVEGVIFVTKGTVNLTLDGELHQLEEGGYAYLAAGAQWGLENVSEDIVSFHWIRKAYERLEGYEAKSFVTNEKDVEPTSMPDTNDVWKTTRFTDSSDLAHDMQVNIVTFQPGGVIPFPETHVMEHGLYVLEGKAMYLLNNDWVEVEAGDFMWLRAFCPQACYAGGPGEFRYLLYKDMNRQVRLT, encoded by the coding sequence ATGGGCAAGTACTACTATCCCGAAGGCGGCCTGCCGCCGCAGACCCACCTCACCACCGAGCGCGCCATCGTCACGGAGGCCTACACGGTCATCCCGAAGGGCGTGCTGACCGACATCGTGACGAGCAACCTCCCCGGCTTCTCCAACACCCGCTCCTGGATCATTGCGCGCCCGATCTCCGGCTTCGCCACCACGTTCTCCCAGCTGATCGTCGAGATCGGACCGGGCGGCGGGGCGCCCCGGGCCGAATTCGAGGAGGGCGTCGAGGGCGTCATCTTCGTCACCAAGGGCACGGTCAACCTGACCCTCGACGGCGAACTGCACCAGCTCGAGGAGGGCGGCTACGCCTACCTCGCCGCCGGGGCGCAGTGGGGGCTGGAGAACGTTTCGGAGGACATCGTGTCCTTCCACTGGATCCGCAAGGCCTATGAACGCCTTGAAGGGTACGAGGCCAAGTCCTTCGTCACCAACGAGAAGGACGTGGAGCCGACTTCGATGCCGGACACCAACGACGTCTGGAAGACCACCCGCTTCACCGATTCCAGCGACCTGGCCCACGACATGCAGGTGAACATCGTAACGTTCCAGCCGGGCGGCGTGATCCCGTTCCCGGAGACCCACGTGATGGAGCACGGCCTGTACGTCCTGGAGGGCAAGGCCATGTACCTGCTCAACAACGACTGGGTGGAGGTGGAGGCCGGCGACTTCATGTGGCTCCGCGCCTTCTGCCCGCAGGCCTGCTACGCCGGCGGCCCGGGCGAGTTCCGCTACCTGCTCTACAAGGACATGAACCGCCAGGTCCGCCTGACCTAG
- a CDS encoding DUF6986 family protein, whose product MAVPETSLTAADLARIDGQLADTDRLLEQNYPGDDGSRQPVHTVYVPADRFTPSLAADWGNQALSTAAAHGGLARLGSLLGQDADLAEAVASRVETKLGTEPIEDLRLDFEDGFGDRGDDAEDAAAVAAASAVAAAVSAGSAPPFIGIRFKCFEAPTRARGLRTLDLFVTGLAAAGELPAGLVLTLPKVTTVAQVQAMDYAVSRLEEIHSLPAGRLRFEVQVETPQLILGPEGTSPVAQLPHAVPGRISGLHYGTYDYSASLQISAEYQSMEHPVADFAKEVMQLAVAGTGIRLSDGSTNIIPVGDNVENAWQLHGRLVRRSLERGFYQGWDLHPAQLPSRFAATYAFYRQGLPAAAGRLRNYVEQTEGGVMDEPATARALAAFVLRGVQCGAVGAEEVQALAGVGLPQLTSLAHPRLTTTSN is encoded by the coding sequence ATGGCGGTACCCGAAACCTCGTTGACCGCGGCGGATCTGGCCCGGATCGACGGGCAGCTGGCGGACACCGACCGGCTGCTCGAGCAGAACTACCCGGGCGACGACGGCTCCCGCCAGCCGGTGCACACGGTGTACGTCCCCGCTGACCGGTTCACGCCGTCGCTCGCCGCCGACTGGGGAAACCAGGCGCTGTCGACGGCGGCCGCCCACGGCGGGCTGGCCCGGCTCGGTTCGCTGCTGGGCCAGGACGCCGACCTCGCCGAGGCAGTCGCCTCCCGGGTGGAGACGAAGCTGGGCACCGAGCCGATCGAGGATCTCCGGCTCGACTTCGAGGACGGCTTTGGGGACCGGGGCGACGACGCCGAGGACGCCGCCGCCGTTGCCGCGGCGTCCGCGGTGGCCGCCGCAGTTTCGGCCGGCTCCGCGCCGCCGTTCATCGGCATCCGGTTCAAGTGCTTCGAGGCGCCCACCCGCGCCCGCGGGCTGCGCACCCTCGACCTGTTCGTCACCGGCCTGGCCGCGGCGGGCGAACTGCCCGCGGGCCTGGTCCTGACCCTGCCCAAGGTCACCACCGTGGCGCAGGTCCAGGCCATGGACTACGCCGTCTCCCGGCTCGAGGAAATCCATTCGCTCCCCGCCGGCCGGCTCCGGTTCGAGGTGCAGGTGGAAACCCCGCAGCTCATCCTCGGCCCGGAGGGGACCTCCCCGGTGGCGCAGCTGCCGCACGCGGTCCCCGGCCGGATCAGCGGGCTGCACTACGGCACCTACGACTACTCCGCTTCCCTGCAGATTTCGGCGGAATACCAGTCGATGGAGCACCCGGTAGCGGATTTCGCCAAGGAGGTCATGCAGCTCGCTGTGGCCGGCACCGGCATCCGGCTCTCGGACGGGTCCACCAACATCATTCCCGTGGGCGACAACGTCGAAAATGCCTGGCAGCTGCACGGCCGCCTGGTGCGCCGTTCCCTGGAGCGGGGTTTCTACCAGGGCTGGGACCTGCACCCGGCCCAGCTGCCCAGCCGCTTCGCGGCCACGTATGCCTTCTACCGCCAGGGCCTTCCGGCCGCGGCCGGGCGGCTGCGGAACTACGTGGAGCAGACGGAAGGCGGCGTCATGGATGAGCCGGCCACCGCCCGCGCACTCGCAGCGTTCGTCCTGCGCGGCGTGCAGTGCGGAGCGGTCGGTGCCGAGGAAGTGCAGGCGCTTGCCGGCGTCGGACTCCCCCAGCTCACGTCGCTGGCCCACCCCCGCCTCACCACAACTTCAAACTAA
- the aceB gene encoding malate synthase A → MAITVTDPRPIERAEEILTPKALAFVEELHKRFAGRRGELLEARKAKREQVARTGSLDFLPETKDVRDGDWKVAPAPAALQDRRVEMTGPASPAKMAINALNSGAKVWLADLEDASTPTWGNVIDAILNLRDAATGTLSYTSPEGKEYRLRTDAPLAVVVARPRGWHMEERHLLLDGEPAVGALVDFGLHFFHIAKQLVLNGHGPYYYLPKMESHLEARLWNDVFVFAQDFLGLGQGTIRATVLIETIPAAFEMDEILYELRDHASGLNAGRWDYLFSIIKYFRDAGSSFVLPDRATVAMTAPFMRAYTELLVKTCHHRGAFAMGGMAAVIPNRREPEVTAQAFEKVRADKTREANDGFDGSWVAHPDLVPVCREVFDSVLGDKPNQLDKQRPEVSVTAGQLLDIASAEGQVTEAGLRLNLYVAVAYTAVWISGNGAVAIHNLMEDAATAEISRSQVWQQIRNEVVLADTGNKVTRELVTRILAEETEKLRGEVGEEAFARYYQPASALIGDICLSEDYTDFLTTPAYELVG, encoded by the coding sequence ATGGCTATCACAGTCACAGACCCCCGGCCGATCGAGCGTGCTGAGGAGATTCTGACCCCGAAGGCCCTCGCGTTCGTGGAGGAGCTGCACAAGCGCTTCGCCGGGCGCCGCGGCGAGCTGCTCGAGGCCCGCAAGGCCAAGCGTGAGCAGGTGGCCCGGACCGGCAGCCTGGATTTCCTGCCGGAGACCAAGGACGTGCGCGACGGCGACTGGAAGGTTGCGCCGGCACCTGCGGCCCTGCAGGACCGCCGGGTTGAGATGACCGGGCCGGCTTCGCCGGCCAAGATGGCCATCAACGCCCTGAACTCCGGCGCCAAGGTGTGGCTCGCCGACCTCGAGGACGCCAGCACCCCCACCTGGGGCAACGTCATCGACGCCATCCTCAACCTCCGTGACGCCGCCACCGGGACGCTGAGCTACACCTCGCCCGAGGGCAAGGAATACCGGCTCCGCACCGACGCCCCGCTGGCCGTCGTGGTGGCACGCCCCCGCGGTTGGCACATGGAGGAGCGGCACCTGCTGCTCGACGGCGAACCCGCCGTCGGCGCGCTAGTGGACTTCGGCCTGCACTTCTTCCACATCGCCAAGCAGCTGGTCCTCAACGGCCACGGTCCGTATTACTACCTGCCGAAGATGGAGAGCCACCTCGAGGCCCGCCTGTGGAACGACGTGTTCGTCTTCGCCCAGGACTTCCTCGGCCTCGGCCAGGGCACCATCCGCGCCACGGTCCTGATCGAAACCATCCCGGCTGCGTTCGAGATGGACGAGATCCTCTACGAGCTGCGGGACCACGCCTCGGGCCTGAACGCCGGCCGCTGGGACTACCTGTTCAGCATCATCAAGTACTTCCGCGACGCCGGTTCCAGCTTCGTACTGCCGGACCGGGCCACCGTGGCCATGACGGCACCGTTCATGCGGGCCTACACCGAACTGCTGGTCAAGACCTGCCACCACCGCGGTGCGTTCGCGATGGGCGGCATGGCTGCCGTCATCCCCAACCGCCGCGAACCCGAGGTCACCGCGCAGGCCTTTGAAAAGGTCCGTGCGGACAAGACCCGCGAGGCGAACGACGGCTTCGACGGCTCGTGGGTCGCCCACCCGGACCTCGTGCCCGTCTGCCGGGAGGTGTTCGACTCCGTCCTCGGGGACAAGCCCAACCAGCTGGACAAGCAGCGTCCCGAGGTCTCGGTCACGGCCGGCCAGCTGCTGGACATCGCCTCCGCCGAAGGCCAGGTCACGGAAGCCGGCCTCCGCCTGAACCTCTATGTCGCGGTGGCATACACCGCCGTCTGGATCTCCGGCAACGGCGCGGTGGCCATCCACAACCTGATGGAGGATGCCGCAACGGCGGAAATCTCCCGTTCGCAGGTCTGGCAGCAGATCCGCAACGAGGTGGTCCTCGCCGACACCGGGAACAAGGTCACCCGTGAACTCGTCACCCGGATCCTGGCCGAGGAAACCGAGAAGCTGCGCGGCGAGGTGGGCGAGGAGGCTTTCGCCCGGTACTACCAGCCCGCCAGCGCCCTGATCGGCGACATCTGCCTCTCCGAGGACTACACCGACTTCCTCACCACCCCCGCCTACGAACTGGTGGGCTGA
- a CDS encoding NAD-dependent malic enzyme has product MANPSPGNSITLRVEAPSSFTATSELAAAVGAAGAAITALDVTESHHETLVVDVTCNTTDQDHADRVKDALNALDGVTVRNVSDRTFLMHLGGKLEVVPKVALRNRDDLSRAYTPGVARVCLAIAENPDAARNLTVKRNTIAVVTDGSAVLGLGNIGPAAALPVMEGKAALFKQFANVDAWPVCLDTQDTEEIIRIVKAMAPVYGGVNLEDIAAPRCFEIENRLREELDIPVFHDDQHGTAIVTLAALVNALRVVGKKLADVRIVVSGVGAAGSAIIQLLKAQGAQHIIAAGRSGAIHSGEKYDDEHRTWIAANTNEEGFSGTLHEALKGADVFIGVSAPHVIGEEQVASMAKDAIVFAMANPTPEIDPAVASKHAAVVATGRSDFPNQINNVLAFPGFFRGLLDAGASDITPEMLVAAAEAIANRVADDELNASYIIPSVFDPHVAADVASAVAHAAHAAAGVRTAHAAPTEAAPADAALANA; this is encoded by the coding sequence ATGGCGAACCCGAGCCCCGGAAACTCAATCACCCTGCGCGTGGAGGCGCCGTCGAGCTTCACGGCCACCAGCGAGCTCGCGGCCGCCGTCGGTGCGGCCGGAGCAGCGATCACGGCGCTGGACGTCACCGAGTCCCACCACGAGACGCTCGTTGTCGACGTCACCTGCAACACCACGGACCAGGACCACGCGGACCGCGTGAAGGATGCGCTCAACGCGCTCGACGGCGTCACCGTGCGCAACGTTTCCGACCGCACCTTCCTGATGCACCTCGGCGGCAAGCTCGAGGTGGTCCCGAAGGTCGCGCTGCGCAACCGCGACGACCTCTCCCGCGCCTACACCCCCGGCGTCGCCCGCGTCTGCCTCGCCATCGCCGAAAACCCCGACGCCGCCCGGAACCTCACGGTCAAGCGCAACACCATCGCCGTGGTCACCGACGGTTCCGCCGTCCTCGGCCTCGGCAACATCGGCCCCGCGGCTGCACTGCCGGTCATGGAGGGCAAGGCCGCGCTGTTCAAGCAGTTCGCCAACGTCGACGCCTGGCCGGTCTGCCTGGACACCCAGGACACCGAGGAAATCATTCGGATCGTCAAGGCCATGGCACCGGTCTACGGCGGCGTGAACCTCGAGGACATCGCCGCCCCGCGCTGCTTCGAGATTGAGAACCGGCTCCGCGAGGAACTGGACATCCCGGTCTTCCACGACGACCAGCACGGCACCGCGATCGTCACACTGGCAGCCCTGGTCAACGCACTGCGCGTCGTCGGCAAGAAGCTCGCCGACGTCCGGATCGTGGTTTCCGGTGTCGGCGCCGCGGGTTCGGCAATCATCCAGCTCCTCAAGGCCCAGGGCGCGCAGCACATCATCGCCGCCGGCCGTTCCGGCGCCATCCACTCGGGCGAGAAGTACGACGACGAGCACCGCACCTGGATCGCGGCCAACACCAACGAAGAAGGCTTCTCCGGCACGCTGCACGAGGCCCTCAAGGGGGCCGACGTCTTCATCGGCGTCAGCGCCCCGCACGTGATCGGCGAGGAGCAGGTTGCCTCCATGGCCAAGGACGCGATCGTCTTCGCCATGGCCAACCCGACGCCGGAGATCGACCCGGCAGTCGCCTCCAAGCACGCCGCGGTGGTGGCCACCGGCCGCAGCGACTTCCCGAACCAGATCAACAACGTCCTGGCCTTCCCGGGCTTCTTCCGGGGCCTGCTGGACGCCGGGGCATCGGACATCACTCCGGAGATGCTGGTGGCCGCCGCCGAGGCAATCGCCAACCGGGTTGCTGACGACGAACTGAATGCGAGCTACATTATCCCCAGCGTCTTCGATCCCCACGTGGCCGCCGACGTCGCCAGTGCGGTAGCGCACGCCGCACACGCGGCCGCCGGTGTTCGGACCGCACACGCAGCACCCACGGAAGCAGCGCCCGCGGACGCGGCTCTCGCCAACGCCTGA
- a CDS encoding IclR family transcriptional regulator, with amino-acid sequence MAEKATGGVQSVERVFELLELITDAGGDVTLSELSSSTDLPLPTIHRLLRTLVALGYIRQLPNRRYALGPRLIRLGEGANKQLGALARPQLKSLVDRLGETSNMAVLDSDMVIYVAQVPSLHSMRMFTEVGRRAHTHDTGVGKAILAQLDDEVVRGIVTRTGMPTPTAKSIGDFDSLIADLNRIRERGYSIDEEEQELGVRCFAMAVPNAPTPTAISVSGPVSRVDDSFAERAVPLLRQAAQAISDELNQN; translated from the coding sequence ATGGCTGAAAAGGCCACCGGAGGCGTGCAGTCCGTTGAGCGCGTCTTTGAACTTTTGGAACTGATCACGGACGCCGGCGGCGACGTGACGCTCAGCGAGCTCTCCTCCTCCACGGACCTGCCCCTGCCGACGATCCACCGGCTGCTGCGCACGCTCGTGGCCCTGGGTTACATCCGCCAGCTGCCCAACCGCCGCTATGCCCTCGGCCCGCGGCTGATCCGGCTTGGCGAAGGCGCCAACAAGCAGCTCGGGGCCCTGGCACGGCCGCAGCTGAAGTCCCTCGTGGACCGGCTGGGGGAGACGTCCAACATGGCCGTGCTGGACTCGGACATGGTGATCTACGTGGCCCAGGTGCCGTCGCTGCACTCCATGCGCATGTTCACCGAGGTGGGCCGCCGGGCCCACACCCACGACACCGGCGTCGGCAAGGCGATCCTGGCGCAGCTGGATGATGAGGTGGTGCGCGGCATCGTGACCCGCACCGGCATGCCCACGCCCACGGCCAAGAGCATCGGCGACTTCGATTCCCTGATCGCGGACCTGAACCGGATCCGGGAACGCGGCTACTCGATCGACGAGGAGGAGCAGGAGCTCGGCGTTCGCTGCTTCGCCATGGCCGTGCCCAACGCTCCGACACCCACCGCCATCTCCGTCTCCGGGCCGGTCTCCCGCGTGGACGACTCCTTCGCCGAGCGCGCGGTCCCGCTCCTCCGCCAGGCGGCCCAGGCCATCTCGGACGAGCTCAACCAAAACTGA
- a CDS encoding nucleobase:cation symporter-2 family protein, with protein MNITKKSRPAATRPEDQRLSIGSTFAYGFQHVLTMYGGIIAPPLIIGAAAGMSSQDIGLLIAACLFVGGLATILQTVGIRFFGSQLPLVQGVSFAGVSTMVAIVHGGGGIQAVFGSVIAASLIGLLITPLFSKIIKFFPPVVTGTVITTIGLTLMPVAANWAMGGNKSAPNYGSMANIGLAAATMAIVLLLSKVGNAAISRLSILLAMVLGTGIAFVFGMADFSKVGQGEIVAFPTPFAFGPPTFEIAAIISMLIVILVTLTETSADIIAVGEIVGTKVDSKRIGDGLRADMLSSAISPLFNSFTQSAFAQNVGLVAITGVKSRFVVSAGGLILVILGLLPILGRVVAAVPTPVLGGAGVVLFGTVAASGIRTLSKVEYRNNMNLIIVAASIGFGMIPIAAPAFYDQFPSWFSTIFHSGISSAAVMAILLNLLFNHLKAGNSDNQSVFVAGTERVVQEQDIKCLMDGDRFEGGKLIDCDGKEVPIQASSTSEH; from the coding sequence ATGAACATCACCAAGAAAAGCCGCCCAGCGGCAACCCGCCCGGAAGACCAGCGCCTCTCCATCGGCAGCACTTTCGCCTACGGGTTCCAGCACGTCCTCACCATGTACGGCGGCATCATCGCCCCGCCCCTCATCATCGGCGCCGCGGCCGGCATGTCATCCCAGGACATCGGCCTGCTCATCGCGGCCTGCCTCTTCGTAGGCGGCCTGGCCACGATCCTCCAGACCGTCGGTATCCGCTTCTTCGGCTCCCAGCTCCCGCTCGTCCAGGGCGTCTCCTTTGCCGGCGTCTCCACCATGGTGGCGATTGTCCACGGCGGTGGCGGCATTCAGGCTGTCTTCGGTTCCGTGATCGCGGCCTCCCTGATCGGCCTGCTGATCACACCCCTGTTCTCCAAGATCATCAAGTTCTTCCCGCCGGTCGTCACGGGCACGGTGATCACCACCATCGGCCTCACACTGATGCCCGTGGCCGCCAACTGGGCCATGGGCGGCAACAAGTCGGCCCCCAACTACGGCAGCATGGCCAACATCGGCCTTGCCGCCGCCACCATGGCCATCGTGCTGCTGCTCAGCAAGGTGGGCAACGCCGCCATTTCCCGGCTGTCCATCCTCCTGGCGATGGTGCTGGGAACCGGCATTGCGTTCGTCTTCGGGATGGCCGACTTCTCCAAGGTGGGCCAGGGTGAAATCGTCGCCTTCCCCACGCCGTTCGCCTTCGGTCCCCCGACGTTCGAGATCGCGGCCATCATCTCCATGCTGATCGTCATCCTGGTGACGCTCACCGAAACGTCCGCGGACATCATCGCCGTGGGCGAGATCGTGGGCACCAAGGTCGATTCCAAGCGGATCGGCGACGGCCTCCGGGCCGACATGCTCTCCAGCGCCATCTCCCCGCTCTTCAACTCCTTCACGCAGAGCGCCTTTGCCCAGAACGTGGGCCTCGTGGCCATCACCGGCGTCAAGAGCCGGTTCGTCGTGAGCGCCGGCGGCCTCATCCTGGTCATCCTCGGCCTCCTTCCGATCCTTGGCCGGGTGGTCGCGGCGGTGCCGACGCCCGTCCTGGGCGGTGCCGGCGTCGTACTCTTTGGAACTGTTGCCGCCAGCGGCATCCGGACCCTCTCCAAGGTGGAGTACCGCAACAACATGAACCTGATCATCGTCGCCGCGTCCATCGGCTTCGGCATGATCCCGATCGCGGCACCGGCCTTCTATGACCAGTTCCCGTCCTGGTTCAGCACCATCTTCCACTCCGGCATCAGCTCGGCAGCGGTCATGGCCATCCTGCTGAACCTGCTCTTCAACCACCTCAAGGCCGGCAACTCGGACAACCAGTCGGTGTTCGTCGCAGGCACTGAGCGGGTGGTCCAGGAACAGGACATCAAGTGCCTGATGGACGGCGACCGCTTCGAAGGCGGGAAGCTGATCGACTGCGACGGCAAGGAAGTCCCCATCCAGGCGTCCTCAACGTCTGAGCACTAG
- the pucL gene encoding factor-independent urate hydroxylase has product MSNKIVLGHNQYGKAEVRVVKITRDTDRHEIEDLNVTSQLRGDFEAAHLEGDNAHVVATDTQKNTIYAFAREGVGSPEAFLLRLGEHFTSSFDWVTGGRWEAESYAWERIQAHGTAHDHSFVRKGQEVRTAVLVRDGAATHLISGLKDLTVLKSTQSGFVGYPKDKYTTLQETTDRILATDVSARWRFKSGTDFSSLDFNKSYEDVKSLLLEGFTEKYSHALQQTLFDMGAKVLEAHSEIEEIKFSMPNKHHFLVDLSPFGLDNHNEVFYAADRPYGLIEATIQRDDAEAADAAWSGIAGFC; this is encoded by the coding sequence ATGAGCAACAAGATCGTCCTCGGCCACAACCAGTACGGCAAGGCCGAAGTCCGCGTCGTCAAGATCACCCGCGACACCGACCGCCATGAGATCGAGGACCTGAACGTCACCTCGCAGCTCCGCGGTGATTTCGAAGCCGCCCACCTCGAGGGCGACAACGCCCACGTGGTGGCCACCGACACCCAGAAGAACACCATCTACGCCTTCGCCCGGGAAGGTGTCGGCTCCCCCGAGGCCTTCCTGCTCCGCCTCGGCGAGCACTTCACCTCCAGCTTCGACTGGGTCACCGGCGGCCGTTGGGAGGCGGAGTCCTACGCCTGGGAACGCATCCAGGCGCACGGCACCGCACACGACCACTCCTTCGTCCGCAAGGGCCAGGAAGTCCGCACCGCCGTCCTGGTCCGCGACGGCGCCGCCACCCACCTGATCTCCGGACTCAAGGACCTGACCGTCCTGAAGTCCACGCAGTCCGGCTTCGTCGGATACCCGAAGGACAAGTACACCACCCTGCAGGAGACCACCGACCGCATCCTGGCAACCGACGTCTCGGCCCGCTGGCGCTTCAAGTCCGGCACGGACTTCAGCTCGCTGGACTTCAACAAGAGCTACGAGGACGTCAAGAGCCTCCTGCTGGAAGGCTTCACCGAGAAGTACTCCCACGCCCTGCAGCAGACCCTGTTCGACATGGGCGCGAAGGTCCTGGAGGCCCACAGCGAGATCGAGGAAATCAAGTTCTCGATGCCCAACAAGCACCACTTCCTCGTGGACCTCTCGCCGTTCGGGCTCGACAACCACAACGAGGTCTTCTACGCGGCCGACCGCCCGTACGGACTCATCGAGGCCACCATCCAGCGCGACGACGCCGAAGCAGCCGACGCCGCCTGGTCAGGCATCGCCGGCTTCTGCTAA
- the ligD gene encoding non-homologous end-joining DNA ligase, which translates to MTPSKTPAEILDIAGHEVRISSPDKVVFPEPGLTKLDLVRYYLAVADGALRGAGGRPMVLKRFPKGIDAEPFFQKRVPENHPEFIDTTTLRYASGTSAEEAVIRDAAGLAWVVNLGCLDLNPHPVRAEDLDHPDELRVDLDPMPGVDWSQIVDVAYVAREVLDDVGLVGWPKTSGSRGLHILVRIAPRWSYRDVRLAAETLAREVENRAPGLATARWWKEERGESVFVDFNQNAKDRTVASAYSVRPLPDARVSTPLTWDEVRSARPEQFTVSTVPARFADVGDPHEGIDDAAGTLDGLLALAAELGPAEKAPRGVNGSGRRQSVMPLIEVARTRTKPEALAALEEWKSRHAGVVPALSPADVLVDGMRGSSSLWYRVRVNLQHVPEAERPLQEELIADYDPWAGKEWPGRPAS; encoded by the coding sequence ATGACTCCGTCGAAGACACCGGCCGAGATCCTGGACATTGCCGGCCACGAGGTCCGCATCTCGAGTCCGGACAAGGTGGTGTTCCCGGAGCCCGGACTGACGAAGCTCGACTTGGTGCGCTACTACCTGGCCGTCGCCGATGGCGCCCTCCGCGGGGCAGGCGGCCGGCCGATGGTGCTCAAGCGCTTCCCGAAGGGCATCGACGCGGAGCCGTTCTTCCAGAAGCGCGTGCCCGAAAACCACCCCGAGTTCATCGACACGACGACGCTGCGCTATGCGTCGGGGACATCCGCGGAGGAAGCCGTGATCAGGGATGCTGCGGGCCTGGCGTGGGTGGTGAACCTGGGCTGCCTCGACCTCAACCCGCATCCGGTGCGCGCCGAGGACCTCGACCATCCGGACGAACTGCGCGTGGACCTGGATCCGATGCCGGGGGTCGACTGGTCGCAGATCGTCGACGTCGCCTATGTCGCGCGGGAGGTGCTCGACGACGTGGGTCTCGTCGGGTGGCCGAAGACGAGCGGATCGCGGGGACTCCACATCCTGGTCCGCATCGCGCCGCGGTGGTCGTACCGGGACGTGCGGCTCGCGGCGGAGACCCTTGCCCGGGAAGTCGAAAACCGCGCTCCCGGCCTTGCCACCGCACGCTGGTGGAAGGAGGAGCGCGGCGAGAGCGTATTCGTGGACTTCAACCAGAACGCGAAGGACCGCACGGTGGCCTCGGCCTACTCGGTGCGGCCGCTGCCCGATGCCCGGGTCTCGACGCCGCTCACATGGGATGAGGTCCGTTCTGCCCGGCCGGAGCAGTTTACGGTCTCCACCGTGCCGGCACGCTTCGCGGACGTGGGTGACCCGCATGAGGGAATTGACGATGCCGCCGGCACCCTCGACGGGCTGCTCGCGCTGGCCGCCGAGCTTGGGCCCGCCGAGAAGGCCCCGCGCGGGGTCAACGGTTCCGGCCGCCGGCAGTCGGTGATGCCGCTTATCGAGGTGGCCCGCACCAGGACCAAGCCCGAGGCGCTTGCCGCGCTGGAGGAGTGGAAGTCCCGGCATGCCGGCGTGGTGCCGGCGCTCTCTCCGGCCGACGTGCTGGTCGACGGTATGCGCGGGTCAAGCTCGCTCTGGTACCGGGTACGGGTGAATCTGCAGCATGTCCCTGAAGCTGAGCGCCCGTTGCAGGAAGAGCTGATCGCCGACTACGACCCGTGGGCAGGCAAGGAATGGCCCGGGCGCCCGGCGTCCTGA